One stretch of Eggerthella lenta DSM 2243 DNA includes these proteins:
- a CDS encoding MptD family putative ECF transporter S component, with the protein MSTEKTIDTTRGARGRASKKSIATRDVMTVAAMMVLTFLVCMVTGPLTMPFPFVYLYLCAGIQMFLCATFYLVVANRLNKHGVFLVWGIVYGTVLALSGYVFLLPYFAGVAAICELAMIGKDAYRSPVRNTVGWTIWAVGMVIGNAVPVWAAWDAYVAKATTDGFTAPVLTMQLDLLSNPLHLLGACAITAVLAVLGCLFGNRLLRKHFKKAGIVK; encoded by the coding sequence ATGAGCACCGAGAAAACCATCGACACCACCCGAGGCGCACGCGGGCGCGCCTCCAAGAAGAGCATCGCAACCCGCGACGTCATGACCGTCGCGGCCATGATGGTGCTGACGTTCCTCGTATGCATGGTCACGGGACCCCTGACCATGCCGTTCCCGTTCGTGTATCTGTACCTGTGCGCCGGCATCCAGATGTTCCTCTGCGCGACGTTCTACCTCGTCGTGGCGAATCGCCTGAACAAGCATGGCGTCTTCCTCGTGTGGGGCATCGTGTACGGCACGGTGCTCGCGCTTTCAGGCTACGTGTTCCTGCTTCCCTACTTCGCCGGCGTCGCGGCGATCTGCGAGCTGGCCATGATCGGCAAGGATGCGTACCGCAGCCCCGTGCGCAACACCGTCGGCTGGACCATCTGGGCGGTCGGCATGGTCATCGGCAATGCCGTGCCCGTCTGGGCTGCGTGGGACGCCTACGTGGCGAAAGCGACGACCGACGGCTTCACCGCCCCGGTTCTGACCATGCAGCTCGACCTGCTGTCGAACCCGCTGCACCTGCTGGGCGCCTGCGCCATCACCGCCGTGCTGGCCGTGCTTGGATGCCTGTTCGGCAACCGCCTGCTCAGGAAGCACTTCAAGAAGGCGGGTATCGTGAAATGA
- a CDS encoding TetR/AcrR family transcriptional regulator produces MKQVEETRGLVLQSAQREFLDKGYEKASLRSIAQNAGVTTGALYVRFPNKSALFAALVEPVSAHLLGLFRTGNDQGFEQLDEGRPEDMWSTSEDVITRIVDYIFEHKEPFDLLINHAAGSGYEHFLDDLVEEEVSQSLAYLDAMRERGLACASPSHDDLHALVSAEYYAFFEIVRHDTSKEDAVARIKLIVDFFRPGWENLFGG; encoded by the coding sequence GTGAAGCAGGTTGAGGAAACGCGCGGTCTCGTGCTGCAAAGCGCGCAGCGAGAGTTTCTGGACAAGGGATACGAGAAGGCGAGCCTGCGCAGCATCGCGCAGAACGCCGGCGTGACCACCGGCGCGCTGTACGTGCGCTTCCCGAACAAAAGCGCGCTGTTCGCCGCGCTGGTCGAGCCCGTATCCGCGCACCTGCTCGGGCTCTTCCGCACGGGCAACGACCAGGGGTTCGAGCAGCTGGACGAAGGGCGCCCCGAAGACATGTGGAGCACCTCCGAAGACGTGATCACCCGCATCGTCGACTACATCTTCGAGCACAAGGAGCCGTTCGACCTGCTGATAAACCACGCGGCGGGAAGCGGCTACGAGCATTTCCTCGACGATCTCGTAGAGGAAGAAGTCAGCCAATCGCTCGCCTACCTGGACGCCATGCGCGAGCGCGGCCTTGCCTGCGCGAGCCCGTCCCACGACGACCTCCATGCGCTCGTGAGCGCGGAATACTACGCATTCTTCGAAATCGTTCGCCACGACACCTCGAAAGAGGACGCCGTTGCGCGCATCAAACTCATCGTCGACTTCTTCCGCCCCGGCTGGGAGAACCTCTTCGGCGGGTGA
- a CDS encoding ABC transporter ATP-binding protein: MNSPIRLILKWAGPDRKYLIAAVVFAFVSGLMAMVPYYGVYEIMKAAYEGTCTWEVITSNALVVAVGVCIQYACFGCAGALSHKGAYNTLFRVRCRVVDHLAHAPLGQLDERSTGSIKTVLSDDIEKLELFLAHNITEAIMYLTGPVAAFIFLCSVNVPLALATLVPFAAAFVVMGVIFKRMAGVMPRASAALSRMNAVMVEYVRGMRVIKALNMGSKSFRRFQSAVDEEHAVWCDIARKTGPGFAAFVIIIECGMLVMVPLGGFLFSTGAISGSTFLLFAFVGSLYLTEIRLLQEIGSKYAQVKSGAIKAQELLDLPAFAGGAPFPAKSDVRLENVRFSYDGTREVLHGVNLAVQQGERLAVVGPSGAGKTTIVELVSRFYDATEGTVRIGGVDVRDLDYDDLLAHVAVVFQKTFLTSGSILENIRMGKRATLDEVREAARQARIDDFIMGLPRDYDTEIGTLGERLSGGQRQRIAIARAILKDAPVLILDEATSAADPENQVQIDEAIANLCAGRTVVIVAHRLGVVRTCDRVAVVEDGGISAVGTHDEVLAACPYYRKAWADYERTRRITFGFGAAAAEAEPRQRAASDSVHRAAAQPQGASSAPAQAPSSPTLDPAPAPASASASTSVFAKNRDFSVSVACTVIEGLLSGCNFGLIFLVMQQVFSGAADFGTLLGFTGALALVFVLRLLIYGYGYVRGQIGGAQVSRNLRQYLGDKIKRIPLARFTERSSGDYLNALTANVNDYEQILTHRTGSVVKDITLAVMLTGFVCWLYLPAGAVVALSFALIVPAMALSWHQVRRYGTRKSDICAANTSRTVEHVTGMQTLRAYGIGGVKNEAIVDSMREYSDVSFWYEAALIPLGAVMSIIVGLCQPLLFLMCGAAYLDGALGAVPYLLIIMLPLFMNKVWNSIFVNLTAYKNLMIAKRRIQAVVDEPEEAGSFDALPATGSRIELADVGFAYCKGEPVFEGLRLTCEDGKLTALVGDSGCGKSTALNLIAQYYRPARGTVRIGGADTAAYAPESVLAGVSVVDQNVFLFDDSVMDNIRYARPGATDDEVREACRLANADGFVRALPEGYASRIGENGGRLSGGERQRLSIARAILRDAPIVLLDEATASLDIENELAVKEAIANLLAKRKTVVMVAHTLAIVRGADSIAVVGDGRVLEQGTHDELVAAGGKYARMWAADRELA; this comes from the coding sequence ATGAACAGTCCGATCAGATTGATATTGAAGTGGGCGGGACCCGACCGGAAGTACTTGATCGCGGCCGTCGTGTTCGCGTTCGTTTCGGGGCTTATGGCCATGGTGCCGTACTACGGCGTGTACGAGATCATGAAGGCGGCCTACGAAGGGACCTGCACGTGGGAGGTCATCACGTCGAACGCGCTCGTCGTAGCGGTGGGCGTGTGCATCCAGTACGCGTGCTTCGGATGCGCGGGCGCGCTGTCGCACAAGGGCGCGTACAACACGCTGTTCCGCGTGCGGTGCCGCGTCGTGGACCATCTGGCGCACGCGCCGCTCGGGCAGCTCGACGAGCGGTCGACCGGCTCCATCAAAACCGTCCTGTCGGACGACATCGAGAAGCTCGAGCTGTTCCTGGCCCACAACATCACCGAGGCGATCATGTACCTGACCGGCCCCGTCGCGGCGTTCATCTTCCTGTGCTCGGTGAACGTGCCGCTGGCGCTGGCGACGCTCGTGCCGTTCGCGGCGGCGTTCGTCGTGATGGGCGTCATCTTCAAGCGCATGGCCGGCGTGATGCCGCGCGCGAGCGCGGCGTTGTCGCGGATGAATGCGGTGATGGTGGAGTACGTGCGCGGCATGCGCGTCATCAAGGCGCTGAACATGGGCTCGAAGTCGTTTCGCCGCTTCCAGTCCGCCGTGGACGAGGAGCACGCCGTGTGGTGCGACATCGCGCGGAAAACGGGTCCGGGCTTCGCGGCGTTCGTCATCATCATCGAGTGCGGCATGCTCGTGATGGTGCCGCTCGGCGGCTTCCTGTTCTCCACGGGAGCCATCTCGGGCAGCACGTTTCTGCTGTTCGCGTTCGTCGGGTCGCTCTACCTGACCGAAATTCGCCTGCTTCAGGAAATCGGCAGCAAGTACGCCCAGGTGAAAAGCGGGGCGATCAAGGCGCAAGAGCTGCTGGACCTGCCCGCCTTCGCCGGCGGCGCGCCGTTTCCCGCCAAGAGCGACGTGCGGCTCGAGAACGTGCGCTTCAGCTACGACGGCACGCGCGAGGTGCTGCACGGCGTGAACCTCGCCGTGCAGCAGGGCGAGCGCCTGGCCGTGGTGGGGCCCAGCGGCGCGGGGAAGACCACCATCGTCGAGCTCGTGTCCCGCTTCTACGATGCGACCGAGGGCACGGTGCGTATCGGTGGCGTGGACGTGCGCGACCTCGATTACGACGACCTGCTGGCGCACGTGGCCGTGGTGTTCCAGAAGACGTTCCTCACGAGCGGCAGCATCCTCGAGAACATCCGGATGGGCAAGCGCGCCACGCTGGACGAGGTGCGCGAAGCGGCGCGGCAGGCGCGCATCGACGACTTCATCATGGGGCTCCCCCGCGACTACGACACCGAGATCGGCACGCTGGGCGAGCGCCTGTCGGGCGGGCAGCGCCAGCGCATCGCCATCGCCCGCGCCATCCTCAAGGACGCGCCCGTGCTCATCCTCGACGAGGCCACCAGCGCGGCCGACCCCGAGAACCAGGTGCAGATCGACGAGGCCATCGCCAACCTCTGCGCGGGCCGCACGGTGGTCATCGTGGCGCATCGCCTGGGCGTGGTGCGCACCTGCGACCGCGTGGCCGTGGTGGAGGACGGCGGCATCTCGGCCGTGGGGACGCACGACGAGGTGCTTGCCGCGTGCCCGTACTACCGCAAGGCATGGGCGGACTACGAGCGGACGCGCCGCATCACGTTCGGGTTCGGCGCCGCGGCGGCGGAAGCGGAGCCGCGGCAGCGCGCCGCAAGCGATTCCGTCCACCGTGCCGCCGCGCAGCCGCAGGGCGCATCGTCGGCGCCCGCGCAAGCGCCCTCGAGCCCGACCCTGGATCCGGCCCCGGCCCCGGCCTCCGCCTCCGCCTCGACCTCGGTGTTCGCGAAGAACCGCGACTTCTCCGTCTCGGTGGCGTGCACCGTCATCGAGGGACTGCTGTCGGGCTGCAACTTCGGCCTCATCTTCCTGGTGATGCAGCAGGTGTTCAGCGGCGCGGCCGACTTCGGCACCCTGCTGGGATTCACCGGCGCCCTTGCGCTCGTGTTCGTGCTGCGGCTCCTCATCTACGGCTACGGCTACGTGCGCGGGCAGATCGGCGGGGCGCAGGTCAGCCGCAACCTGCGCCAGTACCTGGGCGACAAGATCAAGCGCATCCCCCTCGCGCGGTTCACCGAGCGGTCGAGCGGCGACTACCTCAACGCGCTCACCGCGAACGTGAACGATTACGAGCAGATCCTCACCCACCGCACCGGATCCGTCGTCAAAGACATCACGCTGGCCGTGATGCTCACCGGCTTCGTCTGCTGGCTCTACCTGCCGGCCGGCGCGGTCGTGGCGCTCTCGTTCGCGCTCATCGTGCCCGCGATGGCGCTGTCGTGGCACCAGGTGCGACGCTACGGCACCCGCAAAAGCGACATCTGCGCCGCGAACACGAGCCGCACCGTCGAGCACGTGACCGGCATGCAGACGCTGCGCGCCTACGGCATCGGCGGCGTGAAGAACGAGGCCATCGTGGACAGCATGCGGGAGTACTCGGACGTCAGCTTCTGGTACGAGGCGGCCCTCATCCCCCTCGGCGCGGTCATGTCCATCATCGTGGGGCTGTGCCAGCCGCTGCTGTTCCTCATGTGCGGCGCGGCGTACCTCGACGGGGCGCTGGGCGCGGTTCCGTACCTGCTGATCATCATGCTGCCGCTGTTCATGAACAAGGTGTGGAACAGCATCTTCGTGAACCTGACGGCCTACAAGAACCTCATGATCGCGAAGCGCCGCATCCAGGCGGTGGTGGACGAGCCGGAGGAGGCGGGCAGCTTCGACGCGCTGCCGGCGACGGGATCGCGCATCGAGTTGGCCGACGTCGGGTTCGCCTACTGCAAGGGCGAGCCGGTGTTCGAGGGGCTGCGCCTGACGTGCGAAGACGGCAAGCTGACCGCGCTCGTGGGCGACTCGGGGTGCGGGAAGTCCACGGCGCTCAACCTCATCGCCCAGTACTACCGGCCCGCGCGCGGCACGGTGCGCATCGGCGGCGCGGACACCGCGGCCTACGCGCCGGAAAGCGTGCTGGCGGGCGTGTCCGTCGTCGATCAGAACGTGTTCCTGTTCGACGATTCGGTGATGGACAACATCCGCTACGCCCGGCCCGGCGCCACCGACGACGAGGTGCGGGAGGCGTGCCGTCTCGCGAACGCCGACGGGTTCGTGCGCGCCCTGCCCGAAGGCTACGCCTCGCGCATCGGGGAGAACGGCGGCCGGCTGTCGGGCGGCGAGCGCCAGCGCCTGTCCATCGCGCGCGCCATCCTGCGCGACGCGCCCATCGTGCTGCTGGACGAGGCGACGGCCTCGCTCGACATCGAGAACGAGCTGGCCGTGAAGGAGGCCATCGCCAACCTGCTGGCGAAGCGCAAGACCGTGGTGATGGTGGCGCACACGCTGGCCATCGTGCGCGGGGCCGATTCGATCGCGGTCGTCGGCGACGGCCGCGTGCTCGAGCAGGGCACGCACGACGAGCTGGTGGCCGCGGGCGGCAAGTACGCCCGCATGTGGGCGGCCGATCGCGAGCTGGCGTGA
- a CDS encoding MDR family MFS transporter: MANDGQAEEGSVSGGGRQPAAGGGCPTALPASDPPLSRRSVAAVFAGLLVAMTVGTLNQTIVATVLPTIVGELGGVNRMLWVTTSYVLAATVTMPLYGKMGDLIGRKGLFIGALALFVAGSAACALAPSMEGLVIGRAVQGLGGGGLMVLSQAIVADVVPPRRRALYLSIMGVAYAVPMLAGPLLGGFFADAVGWRWAFWFDVPLALAAIVIAAVFLPKPRRTAERAPFDVGGAVTLVAAVTALTLATLWGGNEHAWTSPTIIGLLVATAVASALFVLAERRAREPLMALSLFKNRNFDISIVASSITMFVMIGVLTYLPTYFQIVDDLNATAAGYLVAPMNAAWFAASLLSGYLVNKLGTYKKLMVVSFAVLVAGMVGFIAVDQDPSAVVVGGLLAVMGFGVGLNFEILVLVVQNEFPASAVGMATAATGFFRKVGSVLGTSVVGALFTSGLARALAERLAPVGGVGALGTDANLLTPAIVHALPPDVRHAVGAAYSDALAPVLWLALPLAVAGLVLMLFLRETRLATTVDGSGHGADEGADDPRRRQGARRR, from the coding sequence ATGGCGAACGACGGGCAGGCGGAGGAGGGGAGCGTCTCCGGCGGCGGCCGGCAACCCGCCGCGGGCGGCGGCTGTCCGACGGCTCTCCCGGCTTCCGATCCGCCGCTGTCGCGGCGCTCGGTCGCCGCCGTGTTCGCGGGGCTTCTGGTGGCGATGACCGTGGGGACCCTGAACCAGACCATCGTGGCCACCGTCCTGCCCACCATCGTGGGCGAGCTGGGCGGCGTGAACCGCATGCTGTGGGTGACCACGTCCTACGTGCTGGCCGCCACCGTCACCATGCCGTTGTACGGCAAGATGGGCGACCTCATCGGCCGCAAAGGGCTGTTCATCGGCGCGCTGGCCCTGTTCGTGGCGGGCTCGGCCGCGTGCGCGCTGGCCCCGTCGATGGAAGGGCTCGTGATCGGCCGCGCCGTGCAGGGCTTGGGCGGCGGCGGGCTCATGGTGCTCTCGCAGGCCATCGTGGCCGACGTGGTGCCGCCGCGCCGCCGCGCGCTCTACCTCAGCATCATGGGCGTGGCCTACGCCGTGCCCATGCTGGCCGGCCCGTTGCTGGGCGGATTCTTCGCCGACGCGGTGGGCTGGCGCTGGGCGTTCTGGTTCGACGTGCCGCTCGCGCTGGCCGCCATCGTCATCGCCGCCGTCTTCCTGCCGAAACCGCGCCGCACCGCGGAGAGGGCGCCGTTCGACGTCGGCGGCGCCGTGACGCTCGTGGCCGCCGTGACCGCGCTCACGCTGGCAACCTTGTGGGGCGGCAACGAGCACGCGTGGACCTCGCCGACCATCATCGGCCTGCTGGTTGCCACCGCGGTTGCGAGCGCGCTGTTCGTGCTGGCGGAGCGCCGCGCACGGGAACCGCTCATGGCGTTGTCGCTGTTCAAGAACAGGAACTTCGACATCTCCATCGTCGCAAGCTCCATCACGATGTTCGTCATGATCGGCGTGCTCACGTACCTGCCCACGTACTTCCAGATCGTCGACGACCTGAACGCCACCGCCGCCGGCTACCTGGTGGCGCCTATGAACGCGGCCTGGTTCGCCGCCTCGCTGCTGTCGGGCTACCTCGTGAACAAGCTGGGCACGTACAAGAAGCTCATGGTGGTCAGCTTCGCCGTGCTCGTGGCGGGCATGGTCGGGTTCATTGCCGTGGACCAGGACCCGTCGGCGGTCGTCGTCGGCGGCCTGCTGGCCGTCATGGGCTTCGGCGTGGGCCTGAACTTCGAGATCCTCGTGCTGGTGGTGCAGAACGAGTTCCCGGCCTCCGCCGTGGGCATGGCCACGGCGGCGACGGGCTTCTTCCGCAAGGTGGGGTCGGTGCTGGGAACCTCCGTCGTGGGCGCGCTGTTCACGAGCGGCCTCGCGCGCGCCCTGGCCGAGCGCCTCGCGCCGGTCGGCGGCGTCGGGGCGCTCGGCACGGACGCGAACTTGCTCACGCCGGCCATCGTGCACGCGCTGCCCCCGGACGTGCGCCATGCGGTGGGCGCCGCCTACAGCGACGCGCTCGCGCCCGTGCTCTGGCTCGCGTTGCCGCTGGCCGTGGCGGGCCTCGTGCTCATGCTGTTCCTGCGCGAGACGCGGCTGGCCACCACCGTGGACGGATCGGGGCATGGGGCCGACGAAGGCGCGGACGACCCCCGGCGGCGGCAGGGCGCGCGACGCCGCTAG